A region of Clostridium acetobutylicum ATCC 824 DNA encodes the following proteins:
- a CDS encoding tRNA (adenine(22)-N(1))-methyltransferase codes for MEISNRLKSISEVMDRCEIAADIGTDHAYLPIYLIKNNLCKRFIASDVNAGPLKKAINNINKYKLEDKIECRLGSGLNVLKLEEVDVVVIAGMGGNLIRDIIEERLDIFKKLKYAVLQPVQNPEILREYLIKRGFNIIEEQLCIDESKYYEIIKVCYDSKIEDKDDVYYEIGDKLIDMKHPLLKEYINYKIRKYDKIYKNISEESLNALSRKNELSIKIRKLKELLSCL; via the coding sequence ATGGAAATATCAAATAGACTTAAATCAATTAGCGAGGTTATGGACAGGTGTGAAATTGCAGCAGATATAGGAACAGATCATGCATATTTACCAATATACCTTATAAAAAATAACTTATGCAAAAGATTTATTGCTTCAGATGTAAATGCTGGTCCGTTGAAAAAGGCAATAAACAATATAAATAAGTATAAACTTGAAGATAAAATAGAGTGTCGTTTAGGTTCAGGGCTTAATGTCTTAAAACTGGAAGAGGTTGATGTTGTAGTTATAGCTGGAATGGGAGGAAATCTAATAAGAGATATAATAGAGGAGAGACTTGATATATTTAAGAAATTAAAATATGCAGTGCTTCAACCAGTACAAAATCCAGAAATACTTAGAGAATATCTTATTAAAAGAGGCTTTAATATAATTGAAGAACAATTATGTATTGACGAAAGTAAATATTATGAGATAATAAAAGTATGCTATGATTCCAAAATAGAAGATAAAGATGATGTGTACTATGAAATTGGTGATAAGCTAATAGATATGAAACATCCTCTTTTAAAGGAATATATTAATTACAAAATAAGAAAGTATGATAAAATATACAAGAACATAAGTGAAGAAAGCTTAAATGCCTTAAGTAGAAAAAATGAGTTGTCCATAAAAATTCGGAAATTAAAGGAGTTGTTGTCATGTCTTTAA
- the rpoD gene encoding RNA polymerase sigma factor RpoD, which yields MKNKTEVKNGGEKKNSKKVSKEESAKEKNEKMKIVKNLIDKGKKSGSLTYKEIMDELQEVDLGPEQIEKIYEVLESVGVDVVGDMHEIEVEEEDLDLTIPEGIAIDDPVRMYLKEIGKVPLLSPEEEIDLAQRIKNGDRSARKKLAEANLRLVVSIAKRYVGRGMLFLDLIQEGNLGLIKAVEKFDFKKGFKFSTYATWWIRQAITRAIADQARTIRIPVHMVETINKLIRVSRQLLQELGREPQPEEIAKIMDMPVDKVREIMKIAQEPVSLETPIGEEEDSHLGDFIPDDEAPAPADAAAFRMLKEQLLKILNTLTPREEKVLRLRFGLDDGRARTLEEVGKEFNVTRERIRQIEAKALRKLRHPSRSKKLKDYLD from the coding sequence ATGAAAAATAAGACTGAAGTTAAAAACGGGGGAGAAAAGAAAAACTCAAAAAAAGTGTCAAAAGAAGAAAGCGCAAAAGAAAAAAATGAAAAAATGAAAATTGTCAAAAACTTAATAGATAAAGGGAAAAAGAGTGGAAGTTTAACGTATAAAGAAATAATGGATGAACTTCAGGAAGTTGACCTAGGACCAGAGCAGATAGAAAAGATATATGAGGTTCTTGAATCTGTTGGCGTTGATGTAGTAGGTGACATGCATGAAATAGAGGTTGAAGAAGAAGATTTAGATTTGACAATACCCGAGGGAATAGCTATAGATGACCCTGTAAGAATGTACCTTAAAGAAATTGGTAAAGTTCCGTTGTTATCACCAGAGGAAGAAATTGATTTAGCGCAAAGAATTAAAAACGGTGATAGATCAGCAAGGAAGAAGCTTGCAGAAGCTAACTTAAGACTTGTTGTAAGTATTGCAAAAAGATATGTTGGAAGAGGGATGCTTTTCCTTGATTTAATCCAGGAAGGAAATTTAGGACTCATTAAGGCAGTAGAAAAGTTCGATTTCAAAAAAGGATTTAAATTTAGTACTTACGCTACTTGGTGGATAAGGCAGGCAATAACTAGAGCTATAGCGGATCAAGCAAGAACTATAAGAATTCCGGTTCATATGGTTGAAACCATAAATAAACTTATAAGAGTCTCAAGACAGTTGCTTCAGGAATTAGGTAGAGAACCTCAGCCAGAAGAAATCGCTAAAATAATGGATATGCCGGTTGATAAGGTAAGAGAGATAATGAAGATAGCACAAGAGCCAGTATCACTTGAAACACCTATAGGAGAAGAAGAAGATAGTCATCTTGGTGATTTTATTCCAGATGATGAAGCTCCTGCTCCAGCAGATGCTGCTGCGTTTAGAATGCTTAAAGAGCAACTCCTAAAAATTCTAAATACATTAACTCCTAGGGAAGAGAAAGTTTTAAGACTTAGATTTGGTCTCGATGATGGAAGAGCTAGAACACTTGAAGAGGTTGGAAAAGAGTTTAATGTTACAAGAGAGAGAATAAGGCAGATAGAAGCAAAAGCTCTTAGAAAACTAAGACATCCAAGTAGAAGCAAAAAATTAAAAGATTATCTTGATTAA
- a CDS encoding PH domain-containing protein produces MEYIKPHKGFSTLIILGITLGIDLIFSLLSTFINTYIVLRILEIFIVFFNIYQLYYILKSLTLKYCYDNENFYVLWCFGIRRVTIPFKEIEAYNVSHGEIKGVKLWGYGRNFFALGTFSVNDIGIVNMFVTATKNVIYIKCNSSIYGISPEKCDEVKNFLEKRKLVLKNWTYEKRNKVSLSKDRHFDILIFLISIVILMVTIIPFILYLRGVMPHKMPLSFDSNFKPMIYGTSREFAFKHMMYGAYNMIIFFCIYYSAYFYARYSKKLAYRLMYISFLVAFIFLIFQFKIYVTYIH; encoded by the coding sequence TTGGAGTATATAAAGCCGCATAAAGGATTTTCAACTTTAATTATTTTAGGAATAACACTAGGGATTGATTTAATATTTTCACTTTTAAGTACTTTTATTAATACATACATAGTTTTGCGAATTTTAGAAATTTTTATTGTGTTTTTTAATATATATCAATTATATTATATACTTAAAAGTTTAACTCTTAAGTATTGCTATGATAATGAAAATTTTTATGTTTTATGGTGTTTTGGAATTAGAAGGGTAACTATACCATTCAAAGAAATTGAAGCATACAATGTCTCTCATGGAGAAATAAAGGGAGTAAAGTTGTGGGGGTATGGTAGGAACTTCTTTGCATTAGGAACATTTTCTGTAAACGATATTGGTATAGTTAATATGTTTGTTACTGCTACTAAAAATGTAATCTATATAAAATGCAATTCTTCCATATATGGCATTTCTCCAGAAAAATGTGATGAGGTTAAAAACTTTCTAGAAAAACGTAAATTAGTTTTGAAAAATTGGACATACGAAAAACGAAATAAAGTGTCTTTGAGTAAGGATAGGCATTTTGACATACTAATTTTTTTAATTTCCATAGTGATTTTAATGGTTACAATAATTCCTTTTATTCTATATTTAAGGGGAGTAATGCCGCATAAGATGCCTTTAAGCTTTGATTCTAACTTTAAACCTATGATATATGGAACGTCCAGAGAATTTGCTTTTAAGCATATGATGTACGGAGCGTATAATATGATTATATTCTTTTGCATATATTATTCAGCGTATTTTTATGCAAGGTATAGTAAAAAATTAGCCTATAGGCTCATGTATATTTCATTTTTAGTAGCTTTTATATTTCTAATATTTCAATTTAAAATTTATGTTACATATATACATTAG